GACCGCACCCAGGCCGCGCTCTGGGCCGTCAGGCACGGCCTGGCGGAGTAATCGGACACTAAGCGGAGATTCATACGGTCGGGTGTATGTAGCCCGGATGGCGCATCCCGATCACGGGCCGACCGTTCTCCATGACGTGCCGCGACGGCTGGTCGCGGCGGACGTACTGGAGGACGAGAACGTGAAGAACTTCAAGAAGGCCGCAGCAGTCACCATGATCGCGGGCGGCCTCGTCGCCGCCGGCGCCGGTGTCTCCTCGGCGCACGGCAGTGCGTCGGCGGAGGGCGAGGCCCTGAACTCGCCCGGCGTGGCCTCCGGGAACCTGCTCCAGGTCCCGGTCCACGTCCCGGTCAACGTCGTGGGCAACTCGGTCACCGCGATCGGCCTGCTGAACGGAGCCTGGGGCAACACGGGCGTCAATTCCTAACTACGCCCGCTCGCACCGCTCCGCGGGCTTCGAGGCCCTGCGCCGGGCCCATCCCCGACGCGGCCCTCGCACTGCTCCGCAGCCATCGAGCCGCTGCGCCGGGCCCATCCCCGACGCGGCCCTCGCACTGCTCCGCAGCCATCGAGCCGCTGCGCCGGGCCCATTCCCGACGCAGCTCTCGCATTGCTCCGCAGGCTTCGAGCCGCTGCGCCGGACTCCGTCCGTCGTGTGGCCCGGGCCGCGTAGCAGGGCGCCTCACACCGGCCCCGCTTCCCCCCTCTCCCCGGGAAGCGGGGCCGCAGCCGTGTGCAGCCCGAGGGGCATCAGCCGGCGCCCGGCCGGCCGCCCCCAGCCCGCCGGGCAGGAACGCCTCTCCGGGCATCCCAGTGCCACCGGGCAAAACCGGGCCCGCCCGCCATCCAGGCGCCGCCGGGCAAAAATCAGCCCCGCCGGCGTTTGAGGCGCGGGGTCTGGGGCGGAGCCCCAGGAGCCGGGGCGCAGCCCCGTCCGGTCGGCCACGCCCCCGAGCCCGCGGCTAGCGACCCCGCTCGCGCTCCTCCACGGCCGCGTTGTACGCCGCGACGAGCGCCCGCCGAGCCACCCGCTCCACCGGCCGCAAGGCCTCGGCCCGCGCAGCCATCTCGGACGAGGACACCGCGCCCCCGTGCCCGTGCTCGTACGCCAGCGACACCAGCAGGTCCACCCGCTGCGCCAGCGACAGCACCCGTACCGCCCGCGCCGGATACCCCGGCGCCAGCGCGTCACCGGACGGTCCGGCCTCCGCCCGCGCCCGGTACGCCGACAGCGCGGCCTCCGCGACCGGCCCCGACCCCGCCACGTCCAGCCGCGTCAGCACCACCGTCGCCTCGCGCAGCGCCTCCGCCAGCTCCCGCTCCGCCTCGCCCAGCGACGGCACGTCCGCCGGTGGAGCCTCCCGTACCGGCAGGCAGTGCCACACCACCGAGACGTGCACGTCACCCGCCGGGCCCGCCTCGGTCACCTCCGGCACCAAGCCCAGCGCAGCGCCCACGCACACCACGGCCTCCTCGGCCTCCAGCGCCCGCGCGTTGAACTCCGGCGGCCCGCTCAGCCCCAGCGGATGCCCCGGCGCGGGCAGCGCCACCCGCAGCCCGCTCGCCCCCAGCGTCCGCAGCCGCCCGAGCGCCAGCGTGAGCCCCACCGGCTCCGCCTCACCCGGCAGCCCCGCCACCCGGTGCACGGCGTCCTCGCCCACGATCGACAACACGGCCTCGTCGGGCGAGACCAGACCGGCCAGCAGAGCGTTCCCCCAGGCGGCCAGCCGCCCTGAACGTGGTTCGAAAAGCATCCCCCTACTTTACGGATGCACCCCGGCACCGGGCCCCGGCCCCGGACCCCGCTCCGAGTGGCGTAGGTTTTCCCCTGGGGCCGCGCCTACAGGCGCGCACAGAACCGTGACTGCAAGGGGTGACAACACGCTCATGAGCGATGTTCTGGAGCTGGTGGACGTATCCGTGGTCCGCGAGGGCCGGGCGCTGGTGGACCAGGTCTCCTGGTCGGTCAAGGAGGGCGAGCGCTGGGTGATCCTCGGCCCCAACGGCGCCGGCAAGACCACGCTGCTGAACCTCGCCTCCAGCTACCTCTTCCCCACCAAGGGCACCGCCACCATCCTCGGCGGCACCCTCGGCAAGCCCGGCACCGACGTGTTCGAGCTGCGCCCCCGCATCGGCATCGCCGGCATCGCGATGGCCGACAAGCTCCCCAAGCGGCAGACCGTCCTGCAGACCGTCCTCACCGCCGCCTACGGCATGACGGCGACCTGGCAGGAGGAGTACGAGGAGATCGACGAGCAGCGCGCCCGCGCCTTCCTCGACCGCCTCGGCATGAGCGACTACCTCGACCGGAAGTTCGGCACCCTCTCCGAGGGCGAGCGCAAGCGCACGCTGATCGCCCGCGCGCTGATGACCGACCCCGAGCTGCTGCTCCTCGACGAGCCCGCCGCCGGCCTGGACCTCGGCGGCCGCGAGGACCTCGTACGGCGCCTCGGCCGGCTCGCCAGCGACCCGCTCGCACCCTCCATGGTCATGGTCACGCACCACGTCGAGGAGATCGCGCCCGGCTTCACCCACGTCCTGATGATCCGTCAGGGCAAGGTCGTCGCCGCGGGCCCGATCGACCTCGAACTGACCTCCCGCAACCTCTCGCTCTGCTTCGGCCTCCCGCTGATCGTCGAGCGCAACGGCAACGACCGCTGGACCGCCCAGGGTTTGCCCCTGCGCTAGTGCGCCCGCACACCAGCGCACGGTCCCCGCACCCTGTCCCGACCGCGCCCACCCCGCCTACCATGACCATGTGGACATCGACGCATGGGTGTGGTGGCTCATCGGCGCGGTCGGACTGGGCATCCCCCTCGTCCTGACCGCCATGCCGGAGTTCGGCATGTTCGCCACCGGCGCGGTCGCGGCCGCCGTCACGGCGGCCCTTGGCGGGGGAGTGGTGGCACAGGTCCTGGTCTTCGTGATCGTGTCGGTCGCGCTCATCGCCGTCGTCCGGCCGATCGCCAACCGGCACCGCGACCAGCGCCCCCAACACCGCAGCGGGATCGACGCGTTGAAGGGCAGAAGTGCGATCGTCCTCGAACGCGTCGACGGCCGCGACGGCCGCATCAAGCTCGCCGGCGAGGTCTGGTCCGCGCGCACCCTCGACGCGGACACCAGCTTCGAACCGGGCCAGTCGGTCGACGTCGTGGAGATCGACGGGGCGACCGCCGTCGTCATGTGACAAGCATCCTGCTCGCGGCCCCCGGGTCTGCGAGACTCCGTTCAACGGGGCAGCACAGACAGCCGGAAGGGCACGGGGAACCGCATGTCATCGATCATCATCGTCCTGATCATTCTGGTGGTTCTGGTCTTCATCGCACTGGTCAAGACGATCCAGGTGATCCCGCAGGCCAGCGCCGCCATCGTCGAGCGCTTCGGCCGCTACACGCGCACCCTCAACGCGGGCCTCAACATCGTCGTCCCGTTCATCGATTCGATCCGCAACCGGATCGACCTCCGCGAACAGGTCGTCCCCTTCCCGCCGCAGCCGGTCATCACCCAGGACAACCTGGTCGTCAACATCGACACCGTCATCTACTACCAGGTGACCGACGCCCGCGCCGCGACGTACGAAGTGGCCAGCTACATCCAGGCCATCGAGCAGCTCACCGTCACCACCCTGCGCAACATCATCGGCGGCATGGACCTGGAGCGGACCCTCACCTCCCGCGAGGAGATCAACGCGGCCCTGCGCGGCGTCCTCGACGAGGCCACCGGCAAGTGGGGCATCCGCGTCAACCGCGTCGAGCTCAAGGCCATCGAGCCGCCGACCTCCATCCAGGACTCGATGGAGAAGCAGATGCGAGCCGACCGCGACAAGCGTGCCGCGATCCTCCAGGCCGAGGGTGTCCGCCAGTCCGAGATCCTGCGCGCCGAGGGCGAGAAGCAGTCCTCCATCCTCCGCGCCGAGGGTGACGCCAAGGCCGCCGCGCTGCGCGCCGAGGGCGAAGCGCAGGCCATCCGTACGGTGTTCGAGTCCATCCACGCCGGCGACGCCGACCAGAAGCTCCTCGCCTACCAGTACCTCCAGATGCTCCCGAAGCTCGCCGAAGGCGACGCCAACAAGCTCTGGATCGTGCCCAGCGAGATCGGCGACGCCCTCAAGGGCCTCTCCGGAGCCATGGGCAACTTCGGCCCGATGGGCGCCGGTTCCGGCTTCAACCCGCAGAACGCCGGCAAGGACGGCGGCGGCATCCCCGCCGCCCGCGACAAGGACGCCGCGGAACGCCGCGAGCAGCCCCCCATCGACTAGGGGGTGTCCGGGGGGCCAGGGCTGGGCCCGGCCCTGACCCCCCGGACACCCCGGCCCGCCCCCTCCGGCATGATCAGTGAGGCCCCTCGACCTTCACGGCGGGGAGGCGACTCACTCATGCAAAGGGGACGACCCCGCCCATGTCCATCTGGGAATCACTCGCGGTCTTCGCGGCCGGCATCGGCGCCAGCACCATCAACACCATCGTCGGCTCCGGCACCCTGATCACCTTCCCGGTGCTGCTGGCCACCGGCCTGCCGCCGGTCACCGCCAACGTGTCCAACACCCTCGGCCTGGTGCCCGGTTCCATCAGCGGAGCCATCGGCTACCGCAAGGAGCTCCAGGGACAGCGCGCCCGCATCCTGCGGCTCGGCGCCGTGTCCCTCGTCGGCGGTCTCGCGGGAGCCGTCCTGCTCCTCACCCTGCCGTCCGACTCCTTCGACACGATCGTGCCCGTCCTCATCGGACTGGCCCTCGTGCTCGTCGTCTTCCAGCCCCGCCTCGCCGCCTACCTGCGCCGCCGCCAGGAGTCCACCGGAGGCGACCCGGGCCACCCCGACGGCGGCCCCGCCCTGCTCACCGGAATGCTGCTCTCCAGCGCGTACGGGGGCTACTTCGGTGCCGCCCAGGGCGTCCTCTACCTCGGCCTGATGGGCCTGCTCCTCCACGAGGACCTGCAACGCATCAACGCCGTGAAGAACGTCGTCGCCGCCCTGGTGAACGGCATCGCCGCCGTGTTCTTCCTCTTCGTCGCCGAGTTCGACTGGACGGCCGTCCTGCTCATCGCCGTCGGCTCCACCATCGGCGGCCAGATCGGCGCCAAGGTCGGCCGTCGCCTCCCGCCGACGGTCCTCCGCGCGATCATCGTGGTGGTCGGAACCCTCGCGATCGTCCAGCTACTGC
This genomic window from Streptomyces sp. NBC_01351 contains:
- a CDS encoding ABC transporter ATP-binding protein; its protein translation is MSDVLELVDVSVVREGRALVDQVSWSVKEGERWVILGPNGAGKTTLLNLASSYLFPTKGTATILGGTLGKPGTDVFELRPRIGIAGIAMADKLPKRQTVLQTVLTAAYGMTATWQEEYEEIDEQRARAFLDRLGMSDYLDRKFGTLSEGERKRTLIARALMTDPELLLLDEPAAGLDLGGREDLVRRLGRLASDPLAPSMVMVTHHVEEIAPGFTHVLMIRQGKVVAAGPIDLELTSRNLSLCFGLPLIVERNGNDRWTAQGLPLR
- a CDS encoding sulfite exporter TauE/SafE family protein, with translation MSIWESLAVFAAGIGASTINTIVGSGTLITFPVLLATGLPPVTANVSNTLGLVPGSISGAIGYRKELQGQRARILRLGAVSLVGGLAGAVLLLTLPSDSFDTIVPVLIGLALVLVVFQPRLAAYLRRRQESTGGDPGHPDGGPALLTGMLLSSAYGGYFGAAQGVLYLGLMGLLLHEDLQRINAVKNVVAALVNGIAAVFFLFVAEFDWTAVLLIAVGSTIGGQIGAKVGRRLPPTVLRAIIVVVGTLAIVQLLLR
- a CDS encoding NfeD family protein; translation: MDIDAWVWWLIGAVGLGIPLVLTAMPEFGMFATGAVAAAVTAALGGGVVAQVLVFVIVSVALIAVVRPIANRHRDQRPQHRSGIDALKGRSAIVLERVDGRDGRIKLAGEVWSARTLDADTSFEPGQSVDVVEIDGATAVVM
- a CDS encoding chaplin, translating into MKNFKKAAAVTMIAGGLVAAGAGVSSAHGSASAEGEALNSPGVASGNLLQVPVHVPVNVVGNSVTAIGLLNGAWGNTGVNS
- a CDS encoding SPFH domain-containing protein, producing MSSIIIVLIILVVLVFIALVKTIQVIPQASAAIVERFGRYTRTLNAGLNIVVPFIDSIRNRIDLREQVVPFPPQPVITQDNLVVNIDTVIYYQVTDARAATYEVASYIQAIEQLTVTTLRNIIGGMDLERTLTSREEINAALRGVLDEATGKWGIRVNRVELKAIEPPTSIQDSMEKQMRADRDKRAAILQAEGVRQSEILRAEGEKQSSILRAEGDAKAAALRAEGEAQAIRTVFESIHAGDADQKLLAYQYLQMLPKLAEGDANKLWIVPSEIGDALKGLSGAMGNFGPMGAGSGFNPQNAGKDGGGIPAARDKDAAERREQPPID